One genomic region from Anopheles bellator chromosome 2, idAnoBellAS_SP24_06.2, whole genome shotgun sequence encodes:
- the LOC131212781 gene encoding 2,3-dehydroadipyl-CoA hydratase, with product MIKKRIGNMQVIRDYGRFCFRRAIISTVNRECSTTSEGETKMLDEDSIVVEKEHNITLIGINRPKVRNAVDVATGVKLAAAIAAFETDPTADVGVLHGIGGTFCSGYDLTELARSDDGDTVRSIISNPEGVMGPTRRMMKKPMVCAISGYCVAGGMELALMCDLRVMEENAILGFFNRRFGVPLIDGGTVRLPALIGLSRALDLMLTGRTVSAKEAHEIGLANRVVAVGAGLGQAYNLAMSIAKYPQLCLRHDRNSAYYASFSAQSFEDAMQRELFTVSDELLKEGKTGATKFRSGVGRGGSFSGIKEREIADWERKEMDFESKL from the exons atgataaaaaaacggaTAGGAAATATGCAAGTAATAAGAGATTACGGTCGATTCTGTTTCCGACGTGCCATTATATCTACCGTTAACAGAGAATGTTCTACGACAAGCGAAG GTGAAACCAAAATGCTGGACGAAGACTCGATTGTAGTGGAGAAAGAACACAATATCACTCTGATTGGCATCAATCGACCGAAAGTGAGGAATGCTGTCGATGTTGCCACAGGTGTTAAACTCGCTGCAGCGATAGCTGCTTTCGAGACCGATCCAACGGCGGACGTTGGCGTCCTTCACGGTATCGGCGGCACATTCTGTTCCGGTTACGATCTGACTGAGCTGGCAAGGTCTGACGATGGAGACACAGTCCGCTCGATCATTTCCAATCCGGAAGGAGTCATGGGACCGACGAGGCGCATGATGAAAAAACCCATGGTCTGTGCCATCAGTGGTTACTGCGTGGCGGGCGGAATGGAACTTGCGCTGATGTGCGATTTACGTGTGATGGAAGAGAACGCTATCCTGGGGTTCTTTAATCGACGTTTCGGTGTGCCACTGATTGACGGCGGAACGGTGAGGCTTCCGGCTCTGATAGGTCTATCTCGAGCACTCGATCTTATGCTCACCGGTAGGACGGTGTCCGCTAAGGAGGCCCACGAAATTGGACTTGCCAATCGCGTGGTTGCCGTCGGTGCTGGACTAGGACAGGCGTACAATCTGGCCATGAGCATTGCCAAGTATCCTCAACTTTGTCTTCGACACGATCGGAATTCGGCATACTATGCATCGTTCTCCGCTCAATCCTTCGAGGACGCTATGCAACGAGAGTTGTTTACTGTGAGCGACGAATTGCTGAAGGAAGGGAAAACAGGGGCAACCAAATTCCGGTCCGGGGTGGGTCGAGGTGGTAGTTTCAGTGGCATCAAGGAGCGAGAGATTGCGGATTGGGAACGTAAGGAAATGGATTTCGAGTCGAAGTTATAG
- the LOC131212779 gene encoding acyl-CoA Delta-9 desaturase-like: MAPNATVEATGVLNEVDAETIDGGLAKDVTPLKRAEKRKIKLVWRNVIAFGYLHLAAVYGAWLMLTSARLYTIAFAFILYVMSGLGITAGAHRLWAHRSYKAKLPLRIILAVFNTIAFQDCALHWARDHRVHHKYSETDADPHNATRGFFFSHIGWLLCRKHPEVIAKGKQLDISDLESDPVLRFQRKHYMILMPLACFVLPTIAPVYFWNETWTNAWFVATLFRWTFILNVTWLVNSAAHKWGDKPYDKSISPSENRTVASFAFGEGWHNYHHVFPWDYKTAELGNYRMNMTTAFIDFFSKIGWAYDLKTVSNEIVEKRVKRTGDGSHPTWGWGDKDQDQYEIKHATIINQKED, from the exons ATGGCACCAAACGCAACGGTCGAAGCGACGGGCGTGTTGAACGAGGTGGACGCCGAAACTATTGACGGTGGACTGGCCAAGGACGTGACACCGTTGAAGCGAGCCGAGAAGCGCAAGATCAAGCTGGTCTGGAGGAACGTGATTGCTTTCGGGTACCTACATTTGGCCGCCGTTTACGGCGCGTGGCTGATGTTGACATCCGCTCGCCTGTACACGATCGCATTTG CATTTATTCTGTACGTAATGTCCGGCCTGGGCATCACGGCCGGTGCCCATCGATTGTGGGCCCACCGATCGTACAAAGCTAAGCTGCCGCTTCGCATCATACTGGCCGTGTTCAACACGATCGCTTTCCAGGACTGTGCGCTACACTGGGCCCGTGACCACCGGGTGCACCACAAGTACTCGGAAACCGATGCCGACCCGCACAACGCGACTCGtggcttcttcttttcgcacATCGGCTGGCTGTTGTGTCGCAAACATCCGGAAGTAATTGCCAAGGGTAAGCAGCTTGACATCAGTGACCTGGAGAGCGATCCCGTCCTGCGTTTCCAGCGCAA ACATTACATGATTCTGATGCCGCTGGCCTGCTTCGTGTTGCCGACAATCGCTCCGGTGTACTTCTGGAACGAAACTTGGACCAATGCCTGGTTTGTTGCGACCCTGTTCCGCTGGACATTCATTTTGAACGTGACCTGGCTGGTGAACAGCGCTGCCCACAAGTGGGGCGATAAGCCGTACGACAA GAGCATTTCGCCATCGGAGAACCGTACGGTGGCGTCGTTCGCATTCGGCGAAGGATGGCACAACTATCATCATGTGTTCCCGTGGGATTACAAAACGGCCGAGCTGGGCAACTATCGGATGAACATGACTACGGCATTCATTGATTTCTTCTCCAAAATCGGCTGGGCGTACGACCTGAAGACGGTTTCGAACGAGATCGTGGAGAAGCGTGTCAAGCGCACCGGCGACGGTAGCCATCCGACATGGGGCTGGGGTGATAAGGATCAGGATCAGTACGAGATCAAGcacgccaccatcatcaaccaAAAAGAGGACTAA